A stretch of Lentibacillus sp. JNUCC-1 DNA encodes these proteins:
- a CDS encoding AI-2E family transporter encodes MRDQKTSLIRLIYWGIGMIIFLVVLFFFVKLTPVYGAVFSFLLKLLSPFVASCLIAYLLYPIIEKLSDWHIPKWLAILLIYLLFFGSVSYLIYLGYPMMVTQLRELNEQLPDMVDSYSVFIYDLYESTSFLPETVHDQIDQVISNLEAYIEGIVTAVFDLFTKVFDIIIFLTVIPVLVFYLLKDYQMIKAYGISKIPGKYRESARIVLKGIDQSLGNYIRGLFFVSLFVSLTSYIVFRLLDLQFALLLAIILGLTNIIPYFGPIIGAVPVVAIAATMSGKVVLIVLIALFLIQLVESNLVSPYVMGKSVRLHPIAIIFALLLGGQLGGILGMIVFVPVVTILREVIPPLLKLREID; translated from the coding sequence ATGCGTGATCAGAAAACGTCGCTCATACGTTTGATTTATTGGGGAATTGGCATGATCATTTTTTTGGTCGTGTTATTTTTCTTTGTTAAACTCACACCGGTCTACGGGGCTGTATTCTCCTTTTTGCTAAAGTTGCTTTCTCCGTTTGTGGCGTCATGCCTGATCGCTTATTTGCTTTACCCGATTATTGAGAAACTGAGTGACTGGCATATACCTAAATGGCTAGCCATTCTTTTAATTTATTTATTGTTTTTTGGCAGTGTATCATACCTGATCTATCTAGGTTATCCGATGATGGTCACTCAACTGCGTGAACTGAATGAGCAGCTGCCGGATATGGTCGACTCATATAGTGTGTTTATCTATGACCTTTATGAATCAACGTCTTTCTTGCCAGAGACGGTTCATGATCAGATCGATCAAGTGATATCCAATTTAGAAGCATATATTGAGGGGATAGTCACTGCGGTCTTTGATCTATTTACAAAAGTGTTTGACATCATCATTTTTCTAACAGTCATTCCTGTGCTCGTTTTTTATTTATTAAAAGACTATCAAATGATTAAGGCTTACGGTATTTCTAAAATTCCTGGCAAATACAGGGAATCTGCTCGAATCGTTTTAAAGGGAATTGATCAGAGCCTTGGGAATTACATACGTGGGCTGTTTTTTGTCAGTTTGTTTGTCAGCCTTACATCATATATTGTTTTTCGGCTTTTGGATCTCCAATTTGCGCTGTTGCTTGCAATCATCTTGGGTCTAACGAATATCATTCCGTATTTCGGACCAATTATTGGTGCAGTGCCAGTTGTTGCTATTGCTGCAACGATGTCTGGTAAGGTTGTCTTAATCGTATTAATTGCATTGTTTTTGATTCAACTCGTGGAAAGTAACCTTGTTTCTCCGTACGTGATGGGCAAAAGCGTGCGCCTTCATCCAATAGCCATCATCTTTGCACTGCTTTTAGGAGGACAGCTCGGTGGAATCTTAGGCATGATTGTCTTCGTTCCTGTTGTGACGATATTGAGAGAAGTCATTCCTCCTTTACTCAAGCTAAGAGAGATTGATTGA
- the alaS gene encoding alanine--tRNA ligase → MKQLNSSDVRNMFLEFFKEKGHAVEPSASLVPQDDASLLWINSGVATLKKYFDGRVAPDNPRIVNAQKAIRTNDIENVGYTARHHTFFEMLGNFSIGDYFKKEAIAWAWEFLTSEKWIGFDPERLSVTVHPEDDEAYDLWLNEIKLPKERIIRLEENFWDIGEGPSGPNTEIFYDRGEKYGNDPGDPELYPGGENARYLEIWNLVFSQFNHNPDDTYTPLPNKNIDTGLGLERMVSVIQDVPTNYETDLFMPIIHKTEAISGVKYGESPEHDTAFKVIADHIRTVSFALGDHALPSNEGRGYVLRRLLRRAVRFAKQININEPFMYKLVPVVGDIMRDFYPEVVEQNDYIARIVQTEEERFHATLQDGLDILEKIIAKEKAKGSNVFPGEDVFRLSDTYGFPKELTEEYVQEEGFTIDHAGFEKEMEKQRERARQARGKVASMQIQNEALSETDIESTFSGYDHLVTETLITGLFDGETFFEAAEAGEEVYVFLKNTPFYAESGGQVADHGWIHSNEATGRVIDVKKAPKGQHIHKVYVEEGRLLTGEPVKATVEYEFRNDVIKNHTATHLLHKALKEVLGEHVNQAGSLVTPERLRFDFSHFNAVTEDEMIQIEKRVNEQVWNAIPVQIESMQIDEAKQKGAMALFGEKYGDVVRVVEVGDYSIELCGGCHVTNTSEIGIFKLVTETGIGAGTRRIEAVTSKYAYKWVNEKLALLHESADLLKTREEKIPERVQGLFSDLKHLENEVESLSSKLSHMEAQSLLDQTQTIAGVELLARKVNVKNMNQLRNMLDELKQNLSSGVILLAAENDGKVQLAAGVSKDLIEQGLHAGHLIKQAATICGGGGGGRPDMAQAGGKQPEKIAEALESAGSYIENHLKV, encoded by the coding sequence ATGAAGCAATTAAATTCAAGCGATGTTAGAAATATGTTTCTGGAGTTTTTTAAAGAAAAAGGACATGCCGTTGAACCAAGTGCGTCTCTTGTTCCACAAGATGATGCATCGTTATTGTGGATCAACAGTGGTGTTGCAACACTCAAAAAGTATTTTGATGGCCGCGTCGCCCCAGACAACCCGCGCATCGTTAACGCACAAAAAGCCATTCGGACAAATGACATTGAGAATGTAGGCTACACTGCCAGACACCACACGTTTTTTGAGATGCTCGGCAACTTCTCTATCGGGGATTATTTTAAAAAAGAAGCCATTGCCTGGGCTTGGGAGTTTTTAACAAGTGAAAAATGGATCGGTTTTGATCCGGAACGTTTGTCAGTTACGGTCCATCCAGAAGATGATGAAGCGTATGATCTTTGGCTGAATGAAATTAAACTGCCTAAAGAGAGAATTATACGCCTTGAAGAGAATTTCTGGGATATTGGTGAAGGACCAAGCGGGCCAAATACTGAAATATTTTATGACCGGGGAGAGAAATATGGCAACGACCCGGGAGATCCCGAACTTTATCCGGGCGGTGAAAATGCCAGATATCTGGAAATCTGGAACCTTGTCTTTTCACAGTTTAACCATAATCCGGACGACACGTATACCCCACTTCCAAATAAGAACATTGATACAGGCCTTGGGCTTGAGCGCATGGTAAGTGTGATTCAAGACGTTCCCACCAATTATGAAACAGATTTGTTCATGCCCATTATCCATAAAACTGAGGCTATTTCAGGGGTTAAGTACGGGGAATCGCCTGAACATGACACAGCATTTAAAGTAATTGCTGATCATATTAGAACAGTATCTTTTGCACTTGGAGATCATGCTTTGCCGTCAAATGAGGGTAGAGGATATGTTTTGCGCAGACTTTTGCGTCGCGCTGTCCGTTTTGCCAAGCAAATTAATATTAACGAACCGTTTATGTATAAGCTTGTTCCGGTTGTCGGCGACATTATGCGGGACTTCTATCCTGAAGTAGTTGAACAAAACGATTATATAGCTAGAATTGTTCAAACAGAAGAAGAACGCTTTCATGCCACATTGCAGGATGGTTTGGATATACTTGAGAAAATTATTGCTAAGGAAAAAGCAAAAGGAAGCAATGTCTTTCCTGGTGAAGATGTATTCCGCTTGTCTGATACGTATGGATTTCCGAAAGAGCTGACAGAAGAGTACGTGCAAGAAGAAGGTTTTACGATCGACCACGCTGGATTCGAAAAAGAAATGGAGAAGCAGCGGGAACGTGCTCGTCAGGCAAGAGGTAAAGTTGCCTCTATGCAAATTCAGAATGAAGCCTTATCAGAAACTGATATTGAAAGTACGTTCAGCGGGTACGATCATTTGGTAACAGAAACTCTCATAACAGGTTTATTTGATGGCGAGACTTTTTTCGAAGCGGCTGAAGCAGGAGAAGAGGTCTATGTCTTCCTGAAAAACACCCCCTTTTATGCAGAGAGCGGCGGACAAGTTGCAGACCATGGATGGATTCATTCAAATGAAGCTACAGGAAGAGTCATTGACGTTAAGAAAGCACCGAAAGGCCAGCATATTCATAAAGTATATGTGGAAGAGGGCAGGCTATTAACCGGTGAACCTGTTAAGGCAACCGTAGAATATGAATTTCGCAATGACGTCATTAAAAATCATACTGCAACACACCTGCTTCATAAAGCGCTGAAAGAAGTGCTTGGTGAACATGTTAACCAAGCAGGTTCACTTGTGACACCTGAGAGGCTTAGATTTGACTTCTCACATTTTAATGCAGTAACGGAAGACGAAATGATTCAAATCGAAAAACGTGTAAATGAACAGGTCTGGAATGCGATCCCTGTTCAGATAGAGTCGATGCAAATTGATGAAGCCAAGCAAAAAGGGGCAATGGCATTATTCGGTGAAAAATATGGTGACGTTGTCCGAGTTGTAGAGGTCGGAGATTACAGTATTGAGTTATGCGGGGGCTGCCATGTCACGAACACCTCTGAAATAGGGATATTCAAGCTGGTAACAGAAACTGGAATTGGAGCCGGCACGAGACGTATCGAAGCTGTGACAAGCAAGTATGCCTATAAATGGGTGAATGAAAAATTGGCACTCTTGCATGAATCTGCCGACCTGTTAAAAACAAGGGAAGAAAAAATCCCGGAACGTGTCCAAGGCCTATTCAGCGATCTGAAACACTTGGAAAATGAAGTGGAATCCCTCAGCAGTAAACTGTCACATATGGAAGCTCAGTCACTTTTGGATCAGACGCAAACCATCGCTGGTGTTGAATTGTTGGCACGTAAGGTCAACGTAAAGAATATGAACCAGCTGCGTAATATGCTGGATGAGCTTAAACAAAATCTTTCAAGCGGTGTTATATTGCTGGCCGCGGAAAATGACGGTAAAGTTCAACTGGCAGCTGGTGTATCAAAAGATTTGATTGAACAGGGACTGCACGCCGGTCATTTGATCAAACAAGCGGCTACCATATGCGGCGGCGGTGGCGGCGGAAGACCTGACATGGCCCAGGCAGGCGGAAAGCAACCCGAAAAAATTGCTGAGGCCCTCGAGTCAGCGGGCTCTTATATTGAAAATCATCTAAAGGTATAA
- a CDS encoding IreB family regulatory phosphoprotein, whose amino-acid sequence MSSIDKTMKFNFSDEPFDQNVEHIMFTVHEALKEKGYNPINQIVGYLLSGDPAYIPRYKDARNLIRKIERDEVIEELVTFYLKQKQKEN is encoded by the coding sequence ATGAGTTCCATCGATAAGACGATGAAGTTTAATTTTTCGGACGAGCCTTTTGACCAAAATGTTGAGCATATTATGTTTACCGTTCATGAGGCTTTAAAGGAAAAAGGATACAATCCGATTAATCAAATTGTAGGTTACCTGCTTTCCGGTGATCCCGCCTATATTCCGAGATATAAAGATGCAAGAAACTTAATTCGAAAAATTGAACGGGATGAGGTCATCGAAGAATTGGTGACTTTCTATCTCAAGCAAAAACAGAAGGAAAACTGA
- the ruvX gene encoding Holliday junction resolvase RuvX, whose product MAILGLDVGSKTIGVAVSDELGFTAQGLTTIKWDENNLPSADQELKAIINERSITKAVIGYPKNMNGSVGPRGEASERYAKYFEKTHGISAVLLDERLTTMAAERILLEADVSRKKRKKVIDKMAAALILQTYLDQH is encoded by the coding sequence ATGGCCATCCTTGGACTTGATGTAGGCAGTAAAACAATCGGAGTAGCCGTCAGTGATGAGTTGGGTTTCACTGCACAAGGACTGACAACCATCAAATGGGATGAAAACAATCTTCCTTCTGCAGACCAAGAGCTTAAAGCCATTATAAATGAACGTTCTATTACAAAGGCAGTGATCGGTTATCCCAAAAACATGAATGGTTCCGTTGGTCCTCGAGGGGAGGCGTCTGAACGGTATGCCAAATATTTTGAGAAAACTCATGGGATCTCGGCTGTGCTTTTAGACGAACGGCTCACCACAATGGCTGCTGAACGCATCTTGCTAGAAGCAGATGTCAGCAGAAAGAAACGCAAGAAGGTTATAGATAAAATGGCTGCAGCGTTAATACTGCAAACATATCTTGACCAACACTAA
- a CDS encoding DUF1292 domain-containing protein yields MALEEKERIIIPDENGEEHLFEVLFTFDVDETEQSYIAVVPAEQVNEDEVEVYAFRYQEQDEENDLSLFPIESDEEWQIVEEMLNTLAEEEEGEQ; encoded by the coding sequence ATGGCACTTGAAGAAAAAGAACGGATCATCATACCCGATGAAAATGGAGAAGAACATCTATTTGAAGTGCTCTTCACATTTGATGTAGATGAGACAGAACAGTCTTACATTGCGGTTGTTCCGGCAGAGCAAGTAAACGAAGATGAAGTTGAGGTGTATGCCTTCAGATACCAAGAGCAGGATGAGGAAAATGATCTGTCCTTATTTCCAATTGAGTCAGATGAGGAATGGCAGATTGTAGAAGAAATGCTGAATACCTTAGCTGAGGAAGAGGAAGGCGAACAATAA